One window of Athalia rosae chromosome 2, iyAthRosa1.1, whole genome shotgun sequence genomic DNA carries:
- the LOC105684892 gene encoding uncharacterized protein LOC105684892, producing MSAKTLASLAEEYFYNINPLAQRIGEDVAATKDAYEGLWSTLSLAERNQAIDETIIQPEVALKYTVKKSERNRDGPDSYPKLRIQTGMKYMVDDTGSTLRWRDEHSAPFSLMTQSQMNLNIFDSCDETKCKPLTNHIGDSPHFTSPLKVQKDDIMRNDNYNLTNERTVNQIICHQTDGFTEKSYIANERDILLNSRVDKDNSESIFSKLIGKTSLLKIQNSLDSDDTECLVSQKSLLIKSCQITPQNMDKNQMNINLTSSAKSKTNEIDESTALLETPSSYSSFQSSQLQDDGIPKTGFEFLDNW from the exons ATGAGCGCGAAGACGTTAGCCTCGCTTGCTGAAGAATATTTCTACAACATCAACCCTTTGGCACAACGTATCGGTGAAGATGTTGCTGCTACTAAAGACGCTTATGAGGGATTATGGAGTACTTTGAGCCTGGCTGAGCGAAATCAAGCTATTGACGAAACAATAATTCAGCCTGAAGTAGCACTAAAATATACAGTAAAAAAATCTGAACGTAATAGGGATGGACCTGATAGTTATCCGAAGTTACGCATCCAAACTGGAATGAAATATATGGTCGATGATACTGGATCG ACATTACGCTGGCGGGATGAACATTCTGCACCGTTTTCTCTAATGACACAATCTCAAATGAATTTAAACATATTTGATTCATGCGACGAGACAAAATGCAAACCTTTAACTAATCACATCGGTGATTCCCCTCACTTTACAAGTCCATTGAAAGTGCAAAAAGACGATATTATGCgtaatgataattacaatCTTACAAATGAGAGAACTGTTAATCAAATCATTTGTCATCAAACTGACGGGTTTACCGAAAAATCTTACATTGCTAATGAACGAGATATTCTACTCAACAGTCGAGTAGACAAAGATAACTCTGAAAGTATTTTTTCTAAACTTATTGGCAAAACATCGCtgttgaaaatccaaaatagTCTAGACAGTGACGATACTGAATGTTTAGTATCACAAAAAAGTCTATTGATCAAGTCCTGTCAAATAACACCCCAAAATATGGATAAGAACCAAATGAATATTAACTTAACTTCTTCTGCAAAGTCAAAGACTAATGAAATAGATGAGTCAACTGCACTCCTAGAAACACCTAGCTCTTATAGCAGTTTTCAATCATCTCAACTCCAAGATGATGGCATACCAAAGACTGGCTTTGAATTTTTGGACAATTGGTAA
- the LOC105683239 gene encoding dysbindin-A, producing the protein MFGSLRNKFQTVQDGISASIRGLTTSENTKSKKPVNIRNVNYDAGADLLFHYQVEWNELHDLTEQNAGNAQVIDSLVASIHERLEQEWNSVIRLNNTLASVPKINNDIQNLMDQIGSLQELFEEVEGAIFDLEDLNETLELQSSQLDHRLQLALYKEKKLFELESVRAKLATDHSNRVLLHELKQQKTLKERQETFGEAFKQEMQEYKATGSVPKLPNFHPVQSLDEVELDDTDSADLDEFLQS; encoded by the exons ATGTTTGGATCattacgaaataaatttcaaactgtCCAAGATGGGATTTCTGCTAG CATCAGAGGCTTGACAACAAGTGAGAATACCAAATCCAAGAAGCCGGTCAATATAAGGAATGTAAATTACGATGCAGGAGCGGATCTTTTATTCCATTATCAAGTAGAGTGGAATGAATTACATGATCTTACTGAACAAAATGCTGGCAATGCCCAAGTGATTGATTCTTTGGTTGCATCAATCCACGAAAGGCTAGAACAAGAATGGAATAGCGTTATACGTCTAAACAATACGTTGGCATCGGtgccaaaaataaataatgatattcAAAATCTAATGGATCAGATAG GTTCATTGCAAGAGTTATTTGAAGAAGTTGAAGGGGCTATTTTCGATTTGGAGGATCTAAACGAGACACTTGAGCTACAGAGTAGCCAATTGGATCATCGACTCCAGTTGGCActttacaaagaaaaaaagctgtTTGAGCTGGAGTCTGTTAGAG CAAAGTTGGCTACTGATCATTCGAATCGAGTTTTGCTGCATGAATTGAAGCAGCAAAAAACATTGAAAGAAAGACAAGAAACTTTTGGAGAAGCCTTTAAACAAGAGATGCAGGAGTATAAAGCTACCGGATCTGTCCCTA AGTTACCAAACTTTCACCCAGTGCAGTCACTAGATGAGGTGGAATTGGATGATACTGATTCTGCTGATCTGGATGAATTTCTACAGTCCTGA
- the LOC105683100 gene encoding alpha-tocopherol transfer protein-like, with the protein MALVKMVTVEEEMKRNPELKEADLALLREWLKKQPHLPPLSDSELVLFLHSNYYRMEPTKTTIDTFFTVHTHVPEFFSNVDPLGSKDVRAIMKVVCQFPLPGKTPEGYTVIYAKVTDSEPSHYVFSEAVKLLGMITELLLWSEGTCPGQIILVDMDGVVFGHMARLSPMTIKKYFYYLQEALPVRVKGLHFMNTVPFMDVILNMIKPFMKKELMDVLVLHSNKDSLNQKIPLEILPNEAGGEAGTLKDLWAAQVKILENHRAWFQEQESRKVNEALRPGKAKNAADLFGVEGSFKKLDID; encoded by the exons ATGGCTTTGGTGAAGATGGTCACCGTTgaagaagagatgaaaagaaatccGGAACTTAAGGAAGCCGATTTAGCATTGCTCCGAGAATGGCTCAAGAAACAGCCGCATCTACCACCTTTGTCAGATTCCGAATTGGTATTGTTCCTCCACAGCAACTATTACCGCATGGAGCCAACGAAAACGACCATCGACACATTCTTTACCGTACACACTCACGTTccagaatttttctcaaatgtcGACCCATTAGGCTCCAAGGACGTTCGAGCAATCATGAAAGTTGT ATGCCAGTTTCCGCTGCCCGGAAAAACGCCAGAGGGGTACACCGTAATATACGCAAAAGTCACGGACAGCGAGCCTTCCCACTACGTGTTTTCTGAGGCTGTCAAGCTCTTGGGCATGATCACAGAATTGCTCCTTTGGAGTGAAGGCACCTGCCCGGGGCAGATTATTCTCGTTGACATGGATGGTGTCGTATTCGGTCATATGGCCCGCCTGAGTCCTATGACGATAAAAAAGTACTTTTACTATCTTCAAGAAGCTCTTCCGGTCCGAGTAAAGGGCTTGCATTTCATGAACACGGTTCCGTTTATGGATGTTATTCTGAACATGATAAAGCCTTTCATGAAAAAGGAACTCATGGATGTG CTCGTTCTGCACAGCAACAAGGATAGtttgaatcagaaaatcccGCTTGAGATCTTGCCAAACGAAGCAGGCGGTGAAGCTGGCACGTTGAAAGATCTATGGGCCGCTCAAGTGAAGATTCTTGAGAATCACCGCGCTTGGTTCCAGGAACAGGAATCGCGCAAGGTCAACGAAGCTTTACGACCCGGCAAAGCGAAGAACGCTGCTGatctttttggggtcgaaggAAGCTTCAAAAAACTGGACATCGACTAG
- the LOC105683045 gene encoding uncharacterized protein LOC105683045, translating into MNSAIVNLEQSVREANGKLDMITWQIETFEKECQDPDNEVSVLRLLRSVTQVKEEYQTLRRDILEVQQLQKQLADSLKMQLSQVQGHFNILRDKILGQKPTPQLK; encoded by the exons ATGAATTCCGCTATTGTTAATCTCGAGCAAAGC GTGCGAGAGGCTAATGGAAAATTGGATATGATCACATGGCAAATTGAGACGTTTGAGAAAGAATGTCAAGACCCGGACAACGAG GTATCTGTGCTCAGACTCTTGCGTTCAGTGACTCAGGTAAAGGAGGAATATCAAACGTTACGCCGTGACATCCTAGAAGTCCAACAGCTTCAAAAGCAGCTGGCCGATTCGTTGAAAATGCAGCTTTCTCAGGTCCAAGgtcattttaatattttacgtGATAAAATATTAGGTCAAAAGCCAACCCCACAGCTAAAGTAA
- the LOC105684742 gene encoding LIM domain kinase 1 isoform X1 — MMEEIATNDSSGENASPSFCAGCLNAIDEDEFIQALSQEWHIDCFRCSACDAGLSSWYFEKDGLLFCKNDYWAAYGEACQGCGQVITGPVMLAGDHKFHPECFACNSCSNFIGDGESYALVERSKLYCGICYKRQMQPLSKTANYPFVRNPHSIRLVEIPPNTNGANQDPCRQRGIKLSLDTSPSPRSCGGALLRISELMRNVRGKISKLAASVMEVLFRLCCNFSNYRLNMTSDLMSLHIGDRILEVNGTPVKEQPIESIENLIRYSDTVLQLTIEHDPDAVSRRPSFPNAASSIVTSALCTKTSPEGKERLFKRRDEGYISGTRSRQLRRTQDPTHKERSSSMSRLLDCSPQPSATSDLSRTRSFRVEPKNQRIFRASDLVKGELLGKGFFGQVYKVTHRDTGEVMVLKELYRVDEEAQKNFLKEVAVLRSLSHNNVLRFIGVLYKEKKLHLVTEYISGGTLRDLLHDTNEPLPWEQRTSFAKDIAAGMAYLHSMNIIHRDLNSHNCLVREDKTVVVADFGLARIIQNSNSPDKRKYSRHSGETRSSKRCERKKRYTVVGNPYWMAPEMMKGNKYDEKVDIFSYGIVLCEIIGRVQADPDYLPRSSDFGLNQNVFKEKFCTNCPETIYMIAFLCCDLNPDKRPPFEVMEVWFEGLAMHLSVGAPLASDLDFDIRHYTGPSPSSSESTTPETLAPQLKPIREGQVHQEKKRSCGCDDSTLERDPSPVNNKNPKIPEIISPDKYTRENVKLNESTGAKTLGRYSRQNSRSKESLSDREKSTNAIPLESSDLNGKYSRQNSKTKSKDTLPSDISKTGLYLRQNSKNKGLTEKYYTKRQDSMPQEKPGNLLSPSNERYMKQFSCSKDVTARADNSIVEHSNQCVDAVPPEPLIEKIKFVGQANIESDLDRPLVPCNVGNKFSYQFNTPTVTHKAKGVSGKNSSESVNSKSKSDGAFNTSDAASVVSSYLRQIAKGKISPEKENRTVSRYNTSNSMNSNSSRSSSESSKSPAGLYLRRTKISPTKEQLKNAFSQDSASSNKSSFDNGSIENTSKLGKSGLLFSQSKPKKVIQNASSRSYESTVPGSDNRFSLKGSLGLPNSMPKEDVFKQLGVDHSQAVVPKNDNLFRQDSFGSDASTLKKSDLYHTDSFCSNESTLKKDDFYRLNSIDSDTISLPGGDKSLKCSCKISGQCKCSRGFDENSSDEKNHFIAHHDIVKSLQADSRIPPNEQNDTRQAYSGSFRASQKPIEDRTSYKHFDLCRQDSFGLDSALGTMKSDFFADLNLVKLRGGGATPELCCTPERCCTPERPVSPVESTAL; from the exons ATGATGGAGGAAATCGCAACAAATG ATTCAAGTGGAGAAAATGCAAGTCCATCTTTTTGTGCTGGATGTTTAAACGCCATTGACGAAGACGAATTTATCCAGGCATTGAGCCAGGAATGGCATATTGACTGTTTCCG gTGCTCAGCTTGTGATGCAGGCTTGTCGTCTtggtattttgaaaaagacgGTTTActattttgtaaaaatgattattgGGCTGCATATGGTGAGGCTTGCCAGGGATGTGGCCAAGTTATCACCGGTCCAGTTATGCTGGCTGGAGATCACAAATTTCATCCAGAATGTTTTGCCTGTAATTCCTGCAGTAATTTCATTGGCGATGGAGAAAGTTATGCTCTCGTTGAAAGATCCAAGCTATATTGTGGCATTTGTTACAAAAGGCAAATGCAGCCACTTAGCAAAACCGCAAACTATCCATTTGTCAGGAATCCACACAGTATAAGATTGGTTGAAATACCTCCAAACACGAATGGTGCTAATCAAGATCCATGTCGACAAAGAGGCATTAAACTCTCTTTGGATACATCTCCAAGTCCGAGAAGTTGTGGAGGAGCATTACTACGCATCTCTGA GTTAATGAGAAACGTGCGTGGAAAAATCAGTAAGCTGGCTGCCTCTGTGATGGAGGTTCTGTTTAGGCTATGCTGCAACTTCTCTAATTATAG ACTGAACATGACTAGTGATCTTATGTCATTACATATTGGTGACCGAATTTTAGAAGTGAATGGAACACCAGTCAAAGAACAACCCATCGAAAGTATAGAAAATTTAATACGATACTCCGACACCGTCCTACAG TTAACCATCGAACATGACCCGGATGCAGTGTCTAGAAGACCATCTTTTCCAAATGCTGCTTCATCTATAGTTACCAGTGCTCTTTGTACAAAAACTAGCCCAGAGGGTAAAGAAAGGCTATTTAAACGGCGAGATGAGGGATACATCAGTGGTACAAGGAGTAGGCAACTTAGGAGAACGCAAGATCCCACTCACAAAGAGCGCAGCAGTTCGATGTCTAGACTACTTGATTG ttcccCACAACCCAGTGCAACATCTGATTTGAGTCGTACCAGATCTTTCCGAGTAGAACCTAAGAATCAGCGAATATTCAGAGCTAGTGATCTAGTAAAAGGCGAGCTTCTGGGTAAAGGCTTCTTTGGCCAAGTGTATAAAGTGACTCATCGGGATACCGGCGAAGTTATGGTGCTCAAGGAATTGTATCGAGTTGACGAAGAAGCTCAAAAGAACTTTTTGAAAGAG GTTGCAGTGCTGCGTTCCCTGAGTCATAACAATGTGCTTAGATTCATTGGAGTTCtttacaaagaaaagaaattgcacCTTGTAACCGAGTATATTTCTGGTGGTACATTACGAGATCTCCTCCATGACACAAACGAACCTTTGCCATGGGAACAGCGAACTTCATTTGCAAAAGATATTGCTGCTGGCATGGCTTACCTGCATTCCATGAACATCATTCATCGTGATCTGAACTCACATAACTGCCTGGTAAGAGAAGACAAAACGGTTGTTGTCGCGGACTTTGGCTTGGCAAGAATCATTCAGAACAGCAATTCACCCGACAAACGCAAATATAGTCGACATTCAGGGGAAACTCGAAGTTCTAAGAGATGTGAACGCAAAAAAAGGTATACAGTTGTAGGTAATCCGTATTGGATGGCCCCTGAAATGATGAAGGGTAATAAGTATGATGAAAAAGTTGATATATTCAGTTACGGGATAGTACTTTGTGAAATAATTGGTAGGGTTCAAGCCGACCCTGATTATCTTCCGAGATCTTCTGATTTTGGCTTGAATCAAAATGTTTTcaaggaaaaattttgcacGAATTGTCCCGAAACCATTTACATGATTGCCTTTTTGTGCTGCGATTTAAACCCAGATAAACGACCTCCATTCGAGGTCATGGAAGTCTGGTTTGAAGGTCTGGCAATGCACTTGTCTGTTGGTGCGCCATTAGCTTCAGACCTAGACTTCGACATTCGTCATTATACTGGGCCCAGCCCAAGTAGCAGTGAATCAACGACTCCAGAAACGTTGGCGCCGCAATTGAAGCCAATTCGTGAAGGACAAGTTCATCAAGAGAAGAAACGTTCCTGCGGATGTGATGATAGCACCTTAGAGCGAGACCCGAGTCCGGTGAATAacaaaaatccgaaaataccAGAGATAATTAGCCCAGATAAATATACTAGAGAAAATGTTAAACTGAATGAATCTACTGGCGCCAAAACCTTGGGAAGATATTCCCGACAAAATTCAAGATCTAAAGAATCGTTGTCCGATAGAGAAAAATCTACCAATGCAATTCCTCTAGAATCTAGTGACCTCAACGGGAAATATTCGCGTCAAAACAGTAAAACGAAGTCCAAGGATACTCTTCCCTCAGATATTTCAAAGACTGGCCTATATTTACGGCagaatagtaaaaataaaggtctgactgaaaaatattacacCAAAAGACAGGACAGTATGCCTCAGGAAAAACCTGGTAATTTGTTGTCTCCATCAAATGAAAGATACATGAAGCAGTTCAGCTGTTCCAAGGATGTCACTGCCAGAGCAGACAATTCCATTGTAGAACATAGTAATCAATGCGTAGATGCAGTTCCTCCAGAGCCGTTGATTGAGAAGATCAAGTTTGTTGGCCAAGCCAACATCGAAAGTGATTTGGACAGACCCTTGGTTCCGTGCAATgtaggaaataaattttcttatcaATTCAATACTCCTACTGTAACACATAAAGCCAAGGGGGTGTCtgggaaaaattcaagcgAAAGCGTTAATAGTAAGAGCAAATCAGATGGTGCTTTCAATACTTCAGACGCAGCTAGCGTCGTGAGCTCTTACTTACGACAGATTGCAAAGGGAAAAATATCTCctgaaaaagagaatagaaCTGTGTCTAGATACAACACTTCTAATTCTATGAATAGTAATTCGAGTAGAAGCTCTTCCGAGAGTTCCAAATCGCCAGCTGGATTGTACTTGAGAAGGACTAAAATTTCACCAACGAAGGAACAGCTCAAAAACGCATTTTCACAAGACAGTGCGTCCTCCAACAAAAGCTCATTCGACAATGGTTCTATTGAAAATACCTCAAAGTTGGGAAAATCGGGCTTGCTATTTAGTCAATCTAAACCTAAAAAGGTTATTCAGAACGCTAGCTCGAGAAGTTATGAAAGTACAGTCCCTGGTTCAGACAACAGGTTTTCATTAAAAGGCAGTCTGGGACTCCCAAACAGCATGCCCAAAGAAGATGTGTTCAAGCAACTGGGTGTAGATCATTCGCAAGCTGTAGTtccaaaaaatgataatctcTTTAGACAGGATAGCTTTGGCTCTGATGCCAGTACTTTAAAGAAAAGTGACCTTTATCATACGGATAGTTTTTGTTCAAACGAGagtacgttgaaaaaagatgattttTATAGATTGAATAGCATCGACTCCGATACGATATCTCTACCAGGTGGGGACAAAAGTTTGAAATGTTCATGCAAAATATCTGGACAGTGTAAATGCTCCAGaggttttgatgaaaattcgagtgatgaaaaaaaccatttcataGCTCACCATGATATCGTGAAATCCCTCCAAGCTGATTCGAGAATTCCTCCGAATGAACAAAACGACACACGGCAGGCCTACAGCGGAAGTTTCCGGGCTTCTCAGAAACCGATAGAGGATCGTActagttataaacattttgatCTTTGTAGACAGGATAGTTTTGGATTAGACAGTGCACTGGGTACCATGAAAAGTGATTTCTTTGCTGATTTAAATTTAGTTAAGCTCAGGGGTGGCGGAGCAACACCTGAATTATGTTGTACCCCAGAAAGGTGTTGCACACCTGAACGGCCTGTTTCACCAGTCGAAAGTACTGCTCTATGA
- the LOC105684742 gene encoding LIM domain kinase 1 isoform X2 produces MMEEIATNDSSGENASPSFCAGCLNAIDEDEFIQALSQEWHIDCFRCSACDAGLSSWYFEKDGLLFCKNDYWAAYGEACQGCGQVITGPVMLAGDHKFHPECFACNSCSNFIGDGESYALVERSKLYCGICYKRQMQPLSKTANYPFVRNPHSIRLVEIPPNTNGANQDPCRQRGIKLSLDTSPSPRSCGGALLRISELNMTSDLMSLHIGDRILEVNGTPVKEQPIESIENLIRYSDTVLQLTIEHDPDAVSRRPSFPNAASSIVTSALCTKTSPEGKERLFKRRDEGYISGTRSRQLRRTQDPTHKERSSSMSRLLDCSPQPSATSDLSRTRSFRVEPKNQRIFRASDLVKGELLGKGFFGQVYKVTHRDTGEVMVLKELYRVDEEAQKNFLKEVAVLRSLSHNNVLRFIGVLYKEKKLHLVTEYISGGTLRDLLHDTNEPLPWEQRTSFAKDIAAGMAYLHSMNIIHRDLNSHNCLVREDKTVVVADFGLARIIQNSNSPDKRKYSRHSGETRSSKRCERKKRYTVVGNPYWMAPEMMKGNKYDEKVDIFSYGIVLCEIIGRVQADPDYLPRSSDFGLNQNVFKEKFCTNCPETIYMIAFLCCDLNPDKRPPFEVMEVWFEGLAMHLSVGAPLASDLDFDIRHYTGPSPSSSESTTPETLAPQLKPIREGQVHQEKKRSCGCDDSTLERDPSPVNNKNPKIPEIISPDKYTRENVKLNESTGAKTLGRYSRQNSRSKESLSDREKSTNAIPLESSDLNGKYSRQNSKTKSKDTLPSDISKTGLYLRQNSKNKGLTEKYYTKRQDSMPQEKPGNLLSPSNERYMKQFSCSKDVTARADNSIVEHSNQCVDAVPPEPLIEKIKFVGQANIESDLDRPLVPCNVGNKFSYQFNTPTVTHKAKGVSGKNSSESVNSKSKSDGAFNTSDAASVVSSYLRQIAKGKISPEKENRTVSRYNTSNSMNSNSSRSSSESSKSPAGLYLRRTKISPTKEQLKNAFSQDSASSNKSSFDNGSIENTSKLGKSGLLFSQSKPKKVIQNASSRSYESTVPGSDNRFSLKGSLGLPNSMPKEDVFKQLGVDHSQAVVPKNDNLFRQDSFGSDASTLKKSDLYHTDSFCSNESTLKKDDFYRLNSIDSDTISLPGGDKSLKCSCKISGQCKCSRGFDENSSDEKNHFIAHHDIVKSLQADSRIPPNEQNDTRQAYSGSFRASQKPIEDRTSYKHFDLCRQDSFGLDSALGTMKSDFFADLNLVKLRGGGATPELCCTPERCCTPERPVSPVESTAL; encoded by the exons ATGATGGAGGAAATCGCAACAAATG ATTCAAGTGGAGAAAATGCAAGTCCATCTTTTTGTGCTGGATGTTTAAACGCCATTGACGAAGACGAATTTATCCAGGCATTGAGCCAGGAATGGCATATTGACTGTTTCCG gTGCTCAGCTTGTGATGCAGGCTTGTCGTCTtggtattttgaaaaagacgGTTTActattttgtaaaaatgattattgGGCTGCATATGGTGAGGCTTGCCAGGGATGTGGCCAAGTTATCACCGGTCCAGTTATGCTGGCTGGAGATCACAAATTTCATCCAGAATGTTTTGCCTGTAATTCCTGCAGTAATTTCATTGGCGATGGAGAAAGTTATGCTCTCGTTGAAAGATCCAAGCTATATTGTGGCATTTGTTACAAAAGGCAAATGCAGCCACTTAGCAAAACCGCAAACTATCCATTTGTCAGGAATCCACACAGTATAAGATTGGTTGAAATACCTCCAAACACGAATGGTGCTAATCAAGATCCATGTCGACAAAGAGGCATTAAACTCTCTTTGGATACATCTCCAAGTCCGAGAAGTTGTGGAGGAGCATTACTACGCATCTCTGA ACTGAACATGACTAGTGATCTTATGTCATTACATATTGGTGACCGAATTTTAGAAGTGAATGGAACACCAGTCAAAGAACAACCCATCGAAAGTATAGAAAATTTAATACGATACTCCGACACCGTCCTACAG TTAACCATCGAACATGACCCGGATGCAGTGTCTAGAAGACCATCTTTTCCAAATGCTGCTTCATCTATAGTTACCAGTGCTCTTTGTACAAAAACTAGCCCAGAGGGTAAAGAAAGGCTATTTAAACGGCGAGATGAGGGATACATCAGTGGTACAAGGAGTAGGCAACTTAGGAGAACGCAAGATCCCACTCACAAAGAGCGCAGCAGTTCGATGTCTAGACTACTTGATTG ttcccCACAACCCAGTGCAACATCTGATTTGAGTCGTACCAGATCTTTCCGAGTAGAACCTAAGAATCAGCGAATATTCAGAGCTAGTGATCTAGTAAAAGGCGAGCTTCTGGGTAAAGGCTTCTTTGGCCAAGTGTATAAAGTGACTCATCGGGATACCGGCGAAGTTATGGTGCTCAAGGAATTGTATCGAGTTGACGAAGAAGCTCAAAAGAACTTTTTGAAAGAG GTTGCAGTGCTGCGTTCCCTGAGTCATAACAATGTGCTTAGATTCATTGGAGTTCtttacaaagaaaagaaattgcacCTTGTAACCGAGTATATTTCTGGTGGTACATTACGAGATCTCCTCCATGACACAAACGAACCTTTGCCATGGGAACAGCGAACTTCATTTGCAAAAGATATTGCTGCTGGCATGGCTTACCTGCATTCCATGAACATCATTCATCGTGATCTGAACTCACATAACTGCCTGGTAAGAGAAGACAAAACGGTTGTTGTCGCGGACTTTGGCTTGGCAAGAATCATTCAGAACAGCAATTCACCCGACAAACGCAAATATAGTCGACATTCAGGGGAAACTCGAAGTTCTAAGAGATGTGAACGCAAAAAAAGGTATACAGTTGTAGGTAATCCGTATTGGATGGCCCCTGAAATGATGAAGGGTAATAAGTATGATGAAAAAGTTGATATATTCAGTTACGGGATAGTACTTTGTGAAATAATTGGTAGGGTTCAAGCCGACCCTGATTATCTTCCGAGATCTTCTGATTTTGGCTTGAATCAAAATGTTTTcaaggaaaaattttgcacGAATTGTCCCGAAACCATTTACATGATTGCCTTTTTGTGCTGCGATTTAAACCCAGATAAACGACCTCCATTCGAGGTCATGGAAGTCTGGTTTGAAGGTCTGGCAATGCACTTGTCTGTTGGTGCGCCATTAGCTTCAGACCTAGACTTCGACATTCGTCATTATACTGGGCCCAGCCCAAGTAGCAGTGAATCAACGACTCCAGAAACGTTGGCGCCGCAATTGAAGCCAATTCGTGAAGGACAAGTTCATCAAGAGAAGAAACGTTCCTGCGGATGTGATGATAGCACCTTAGAGCGAGACCCGAGTCCGGTGAATAacaaaaatccgaaaataccAGAGATAATTAGCCCAGATAAATATACTAGAGAAAATGTTAAACTGAATGAATCTACTGGCGCCAAAACCTTGGGAAGATATTCCCGACAAAATTCAAGATCTAAAGAATCGTTGTCCGATAGAGAAAAATCTACCAATGCAATTCCTCTAGAATCTAGTGACCTCAACGGGAAATATTCGCGTCAAAACAGTAAAACGAAGTCCAAGGATACTCTTCCCTCAGATATTTCAAAGACTGGCCTATATTTACGGCagaatagtaaaaataaaggtctgactgaaaaatattacacCAAAAGACAGGACAGTATGCCTCAGGAAAAACCTGGTAATTTGTTGTCTCCATCAAATGAAAGATACATGAAGCAGTTCAGCTGTTCCAAGGATGTCACTGCCAGAGCAGACAATTCCATTGTAGAACATAGTAATCAATGCGTAGATGCAGTTCCTCCAGAGCCGTTGATTGAGAAGATCAAGTTTGTTGGCCAAGCCAACATCGAAAGTGATTTGGACAGACCCTTGGTTCCGTGCAATgtaggaaataaattttcttatcaATTCAATACTCCTACTGTAACACATAAAGCCAAGGGGGTGTCtgggaaaaattcaagcgAAAGCGTTAATAGTAAGAGCAAATCAGATGGTGCTTTCAATACTTCAGACGCAGCTAGCGTCGTGAGCTCTTACTTACGACAGATTGCAAAGGGAAAAATATCTCctgaaaaagagaatagaaCTGTGTCTAGATACAACACTTCTAATTCTATGAATAGTAATTCGAGTAGAAGCTCTTCCGAGAGTTCCAAATCGCCAGCTGGATTGTACTTGAGAAGGACTAAAATTTCACCAACGAAGGAACAGCTCAAAAACGCATTTTCACAAGACAGTGCGTCCTCCAACAAAAGCTCATTCGACAATGGTTCTATTGAAAATACCTCAAAGTTGGGAAAATCGGGCTTGCTATTTAGTCAATCTAAACCTAAAAAGGTTATTCAGAACGCTAGCTCGAGAAGTTATGAAAGTACAGTCCCTGGTTCAGACAACAGGTTTTCATTAAAAGGCAGTCTGGGACTCCCAAACAGCATGCCCAAAGAAGATGTGTTCAAGCAACTGGGTGTAGATCATTCGCAAGCTGTAGTtccaaaaaatgataatctcTTTAGACAGGATAGCTTTGGCTCTGATGCCAGTACTTTAAAGAAAAGTGACCTTTATCATACGGATAGTTTTTGTTCAAACGAGagtacgttgaaaaaagatgattttTATAGATTGAATAGCATCGACTCCGATACGATATCTCTACCAGGTGGGGACAAAAGTTTGAAATGTTCATGCAAAATATCTGGACAGTGTAAATGCTCCAGaggttttgatgaaaattcgagtgatgaaaaaaaccatttcataGCTCACCATGATATCGTGAAATCCCTCCAAGCTGATTCGAGAATTCCTCCGAATGAACAAAACGACACACGGCAGGCCTACAGCGGAAGTTTCCGGGCTTCTCAGAAACCGATAGAGGATCGTActagttataaacattttgatCTTTGTAGACAGGATAGTTTTGGATTAGACAGTGCACTGGGTACCATGAAAAGTGATTTCTTTGCTGATTTAAATTTAGTTAAGCTCAGGGGTGGCGGAGCAACACCTGAATTATGTTGTACCCCAGAAAGGTGTTGCACACCTGAACGGCCTGTTTCACCAGTCGAAAGTACTGCTCTATGA